CTCTTGCGGTAGCATTTCCTCCAAAATCTTCAATCCAAAGAATTTTCATAAGCATTCTCCTCGTATATTATGTTTATGGTTTTATGATTCAGTTCAATCACTCAAAAGGGCTTGTGTATTCTTCACTTGAAAAGTCCCCACTATTTCACTTGAAAATGTTCCACTTTTTTAGTCAATATTTTTCAACCATTCTTTTGTTTCTTTTAGGCGATATGACTTTCCGGTCATATTAATAATGTAAGCTTTATGGGTTAATCTATCGACCATGGCCGCGGTAAGAACGGGGTCTTTGAAAATTTCCTGCCATCTTTCGAAAGAAAGGTTTGTTGTGATGATCGTAGATTTCCTTCCTGCCCGCAACGATAGATTCGTGAATAATAGTTCCGAACCTTCCTTATCGAACGAAATATAACCTAATTCATCACAGACAACGAGGTCATATTTTTCGAAACGGAGTTCCGTTTTGCGAAGCGTTCCACTCGATTGCGACTCCTTCAATTGGGTGATCAAAGTGGGAATAGTGGTAAAAAGAACTTTGTAATCTTCCATACAGGCTTTGATACCAAGTGCTATCGCGAGGTGAGTTTTTCCGGTGCCCGGATTACCGGCGAGAAT
This genomic window from Candidatus Cloacimonadota bacterium contains:
- a CDS encoding AAA family ATPase; amino-acid sequence: MKLHEEIVEYTKSIRLPEIRKTYRIKAEEALTENNSYEEYLHNLLENEHYRRLENRKLSRIRSANFPYKKYLQDLNIEFLSEDGRTKLKMLKNLDFIRSGQNVILAGNPGTGKTHLAIALGIKACMEDYKVLFTTIPTLITQLKESQSSGTLRKTELRFEKYDLVVCDELGYISFDKEGSELLFTNLSLRAGRKSTIITTNLSFERWQEIFKDPVLTAAMVDRLTHKAYIINMTGKSYRLKETKEWLKNID